A DNA window from Candidatus Binataceae bacterium contains the following coding sequences:
- the hypA gene encoding hydrogenase maturation nickel metallochaperone HypA, translating to MHELALTETIIATVAERVEGARVTRVVLHIGKLSGVVPEALQFCFDVCAAGTALQGASLEIIEIPGRATCLSCQSEIELSDIIGLCSCGSANLKMLSGNELRVKEVEVL from the coding sequence ATGCACGAACTCGCGCTCACCGAGACCATCATTGCCACAGTCGCGGAACGGGTCGAAGGCGCCAGGGTGACACGAGTCGTCTTACATATCGGCAAGCTATCCGGGGTCGTACCGGAGGCGCTGCAATTTTGCTTCGACGTATGCGCGGCGGGCACGGCGCTTCAGGGTGCATCTTTGGAAATCATCGAAATTCCCGGACGCGCGACTTGCCTGAGTTGTCAATCTGAGATCGAATTATCCGACATTATCGGACTCTGTTCCTGCGGGAGCGCGAACTTGAAGATGCTCAGCGGCAATGAACTGAGAGTCAAAGAAGTCGAGGTGCTCTAA
- the hypB gene encoding hydrogenase nickel incorporation protein HypB, with amino-acid sequence MCSTCGCSDEAHITITDVKAPRELRDYDPTRAHHHSGDQHRHGDHDHDLHVQADQHSKPDQSSSGGRLIRLEHDLLEKNNRLAERNRLWFEGREICAVNLMSSPGAGKTTLLERTIGELGAEYQISVIEGDQATTRDAERIDAAGCRVIQVNTGNGCHLDSAMVAEALRKLDPPAHSLVMIENVGNLVCPALFDLGERKKVVIMSVTEGEDKPLKYPHMFRAADLMILNKVDLLPHISFSVEHCIDYARKVKPLIKIIATSATKETGLDEWCSWLRTEISKL; translated from the coding sequence ATGTGTTCGACATGCGGATGTTCCGATGAAGCGCACATCACGATCACGGATGTGAAAGCCCCCCGCGAGCTGCGCGATTATGACCCGACTCGCGCGCATCATCATTCCGGCGACCAACATCGGCATGGCGATCACGATCATGATCTTCACGTGCAGGCAGATCAGCACAGTAAGCCGGATCAATCATCATCAGGAGGACGGCTGATTCGCCTCGAGCACGACTTACTTGAGAAAAATAACCGGCTGGCCGAGCGAAACCGCTTATGGTTCGAAGGGCGCGAGATCTGTGCAGTGAACCTCATGAGTTCCCCTGGAGCGGGCAAGACAACTCTTCTCGAGCGAACCATCGGAGAGCTCGGAGCCGAATATCAAATCTCAGTTATCGAAGGCGATCAGGCGACCACTCGAGACGCCGAGCGCATCGATGCGGCGGGATGCCGCGTAATCCAGGTAAATACCGGAAATGGGTGTCACCTGGATTCCGCGATGGTCGCTGAGGCACTCCGGAAACTGGATCCTCCGGCGCACTCGCTGGTGATGATCGAGAATGTCGGCAATCTTGTATGTCCGGCGCTATTTGACCTTGGTGAGCGAAAGAAAGTGGTTATCATGTCGGTCACTGAAGGCGAGGACAAGCCGCTAAAGTATCCCCATATGTTTCGTGCCGCCGATCTAATGATACTTAACAAAGTTGACCTGCTGCCCCATATTTCATTTTCGGTCGAGCACTGCATCGACTACGCGAGAAAGGTGAAGCCACTAATCAAGATCATCGCGACATCAGCGACCAAAGAAACGGGTCTGGATGAATGGTGCTCATGGCTACGTACTGAGATTTCAAAGTTGTAG